The stretch of DNA TGTGTGTCTGTTGCCCAGGGAGGTCAGGAGagactggatcccctggaactagagttatagatggttgcgtatgctgagaactgaacctaggtcctctgaaagagcagccagtcctcttaactgctgagtcatctttccagctcgTAAAACTCTCCGCTGGGAATTACTTCTAGGGCCTATGCCAAAGCATTTCAGTTTTCCTGAACAGCACAGATTTCCATAAGTCATTCAGCTCCGAAGCCGACATAGAATGCATCTGATCAGTGAGAGTGTGCTGATCCATTCAGGGCAGTAGAGAATGAGTGGAAATGTATTTCACTCGCTGTTCTAGAGGCTGGGAAGTCAAGGTCAAGGGGATGCGTCTGACGAGGTATTCATGCTGTCATAACTTGGCACAAGGCATCATGCAGCGTGGGATAGAACCCATCCCTCTAAAACTAGTCTATTCTGTAATAATAAtgttatttgtcttttttaaaattacggTATTTCAAAAAAAGTACAGTGTTTCTTAcccatttattttgtgtgtgcatgtgtgagggtgCGCACGTACCACCGTGTGCATGTATGAGGGTGTGCACGTGCCACcgtgtgcacgtggaggtcagaagacaacttgaggtAGTCAGCTATTTTCTTCCATCACtagatcccagggattgaatttaggtcatccGGCTTGATGGCGGGgacctttactgactgagtcatctcactggcccacccACCCCTTAGGCACCTCTTTAAGGCCCCACTCACAACATTGTTGCATAGGAACTATGCCTCCAACACGGAAACTTGAGGATATTCAAAATAGCTACAGCAGACACTAACCACTGAGCTTACAAGAGCAGTGTGAGGGTTACCACCAACAGCATTTTGTGTGCCCTGTGATCTGGCTCTGAGGTTGGCTCTCAAGAAGTCCAAAGGCAGTTTGGTCCACCAGAGTGGTGGTTTTCATGGTCAATATGTTTGCTAGACGTCAATTGCTGAGTTAGTGACGGTTCTTGGCTCAGCGGGGATGTTACAGATGGAGAAGCTCTTGTTGCTCAGAAATTTAGGTTCCCAGGAAGCCAAGTCACAGTACGGCCTTTGCTTACTCTCCCTCCTGTTCATTGGCCTATGACTTCCTGGAGTATCTGAAAAAAGGACAGAGGAAATGAAACTCTATTGCCAAACTTGAGTGGTCCCTGAGGGGATCTGTCTTTAACTTGTGCATCTGTTTGGCTTAGATTCTGTAGTGCTTGAAAAACATTTtgagccgggcagtagtggtgcacgcctttaatcccagcacttgggaggcagaggcaggttgatctctgtgagttcgaggccagcctgggctacagagtgagttccaggaaaggcgcaaagctatacagagaaaccctgtctcaaaaaacaaagaaagaaagaaagaaagaaagaaagaaagaaagaaagaaagaaagaaagaaagaaagaaagaaagaaagaaaaaacattttgagccgggcagtggtgatgcacacctttaatcccagcactcgagaggcagagacaggcagcatttctgagtttgaggctagcctggtctgtagagtgagttccaggagagccagggctgcacagtgaaaccctgtctcacaacgGAAAAACATTTTGACTCAGTTACCAACATTCAATAACTGGTAGCTgcggggcatggtggtgcacgccttgaatcctagtacttgggaagcagaggcaggtggatctctgggagtttgaggccagtatgacctacatagtgagttccaggacatccagagctacatagtaagaccctgtctcaaaatgaataaaatcaaaaataaaaaagtaaaataaaataaagctagtATCTTGGCATGGAGGTTTATGCCTGCAAAAGCTCTCAGAAGGCTAAAGTAGGATTGTCCAtaagctgaaggccagcctgtgtgagcaacagaggaagactttgtctcaaaaaaagagaggagagggggatttCACATTAAAGGTCCACATAACTTTTCACGAAATTTCTGGAGTCCTAGAAACCGGTATCCTTCATTTttagtgggtttttgttgttgttgttttatgttaacactgttctgaacacatcaTACCTAGTAATTCTTTGACTACTCACAAAACCCTTCTAACGTAGACATCGTGGCAATCCTCAATTTAGAGACTAGGAGATGAAGGTACCAAGGGAAGGCTTTCAGACTCCTCAGCACAAAGTGGCAACGCCTGGACTTGCGCCCTCAGGCTGAATCTAAGTCTCCATCCTCAGCCCAGGCATTGCCAGTGTGCACTGGTGAAGTGCCCTTTCTCCGGTGTGTGTGCCACTTGCCTCCCACTGGCTCCTCCCCCTCCACCACAGCCAATCTGTTGGGATTTAACGTCTCACTTCAgccactgtttttctttttctttttggttttcttttcgagacagggtttctccgtgtagctttgcacctttcctggaactcgcttttgtagcccaggctagcctcgaactcacagagatccgcctgcctctgcctcccgagcgctgggattaaaggcgtgcgccaccaccgcccggctgccactGTTTTTCTGAACGTTTTTGCAGTATTAAGGACTGGACTTAGGTGTTCGTGTGTGCtacacaagtgctctaccaccgagctacagGCCCAGCATTGCTTTCCTTATACTGAGCCAATTTCTCTCGGACCCTCAACATACCTGGCACCCACCGCCTTGCGGCGTGAGTCCCTGACTTGGAGCTTAGCTCTAAGAGGACGGAGTGAAGGGATTGTGATGCTAGGTAGAGCAGGGAGAAAGAGTGGCTGTGTCCCCATTTCTGTCCCCACCCTgtcactttctcttcttcttcttcacaggCCTCCCAAGCAGATGGTTCCCTTCAGATACACATAGCTTCCATAAACGCTGTGGAGTACACTGTTGGCATCTATGACAATGGCACAGTGCCCCAGATGTGTGGGCACCTTGCCCCCTCAGCACATCACTTCAGTGTCAGAACCTCCGGAAATAACTCCAGCATCTCTTCCAGGGAGTCCAACGATTACGTCAATATCCACACAGCAGAAGAGGCCGGTGAGACGCTAACTTCTACCAAAAGCACTCCTGAAAATCACCTTGGTCTTCACGCCCAGAAGCTGGAGTTTGCTGAAGGAGGGCGTGCAGGCTGTGAGGTGGCCGCCACTGACCACACTGGTCTGTGGACTCTGGGAAGTAAGAGCAGCGATTTACTCAGTGATGGAGAAGATTCATCTCAGACTTCAAATGACTATGTCAACATGACAGCTTTGGATCTTGAGGACATCCAAGAGAATCAGCCCGGGCTGGCTTCTCAGTGCTGCAGAGATTATGAAAATGTCCCGTCATCTGATGCCAGTGGAAGCCAGCTGCAGACTCAGGAAGAAGGGACATCTTCTAATACAGACCGCGGGGAGCCTGTCTGGAGGGCCCTGTCTTCTGTGTATTATATGGCATTTCAGCCGTCTACACAGAGTGAGAACGGTGAGgtgacacacacagaggaccagTCAAGTGAAGACTCTAATGACTATGAGAACGTGCTACCTGCCGAGTTAGAAGGCACAGACTGTGAACAGGGGCCCGATGCTTGGCATCCTTCTGATGAGGGAACACCAAACCATCTAGCTGAAAAGCTTTATGAGGTGGCCTATCCTGTGGGGTCTTTAGTCACTGAAATCTCTAGCGAAGATGCTTAAGTGCCCTAGCATCCTGCTGGAGTCACTTGGTTAGGCTAAGGAGGCTGAGAGGAACAGGGCACTAGCAGGATGCGCGAAAGCAAACGTTTAGGAAGCCCAGAGAAGAGTTCTCCTCAGTCAAGATTGCTGTTAGCTCTCAGGCCAACTGAATCAAGTTTAGTGCCGCCGTCTTACCAGGATGTTAGGAAAGGGGAAAGCGCACAGCACTTAGAGTGGAAACGCGACACGGTCAAAAATAATGACCTTCGCAAGCACCAGTGTGTGGATTGTTCTGTGACTCGGGCAGGCCAAAGGGAGGAACAAGCTGGGGTAGGGCAAGCCATTTCCAATTTAAGAGGAGCTGATGAGGGTGTAGAACTACGAGAGCCCTGTTGCTGCAGGTGGGATTGCATGTGTCATATGAACTATCCATTTCACCCTTAGGAGTTGAAACTACTTCCCAATGGATCCTGGTGTTGTACAAATAAGTTCATCTGTTGTAGATCAGGAGGGGCAGGTTCTCTGTAAAATGTTTTTACTATATGAACCTGAGTTATATAGGGCTATTTCCCTATAATTATATAATGTACTCGGAGATGTCTGCCCATCCCTCAAGACTATACCTTTTTtcattccttctccttcccatgagACCACTGCATTCCCCTGGACAATCTCACTTCCACCTTCCTATCCTctgtacatatataatattatctaTCTCTATAAAATCTAGGACCCACTAATAAGAGAAAAACATGtgatatttgttttcttaatcagTGTGGTACTGACTGTGGTCAGATAAAATCTCAGTGTGGTTTTAATTAGCATTTCTTTAATAACTGGTGATGGTAAACacttttctatgtatttattgGCCATCTGTACTTCATCCTTTTttaatgtcctacaggcttgcctaaagCCTgatctttcttttattattattttttatttttattttatttatttatttatttattttatttttatttttatttttttttccgagacatggtttctctgtgtagctttgcgcctttcctggaactcgctttggagaccaggctggcctcgaactcacagagatccacctgcctctgcctcccaagtgctgggattaaagatgtgtgccaccaccgcccagctattattattttttttaaatttttattttatgcacattggtgttttgcctgcatgtatgtctgtatgaggatgttggatcctctggaactggagttacagacaattgtgagctgccatgtgggtgctgggaattgaatctgggtcctctggaagtgcttccaactgctgagctatctctccagccctgcacttcatcttttgagaactattTATTCCTCCCATTAGCTctatgaatgagtgtgtgtgtgtgtgtgtgtgtgtgtgtgtgtgtgttcactagGATGTCGTAGGCAATGCTACTGAGCACACTGAGCGCTCAGATCCTGTTCCCTAAGCACTACTCTCCAGAAGGAACAAGAACACGCTGGAGAAGTGGCTAATGCTGCTTGTGCATCTTGTAAAAGGAGGAAGGATAGAAGGTAGAAACGGAGTAAGGAAGAGAGAAGCAGGGAGAAAGAACCAGCTGCAAAGACTTCCCAATTCTAAAACCTGGAATAATTTGGGCAATGAAAAACAAGTAATTATTGGTTAGTAGTTCACAGGCTAATAATCCACAGAATAAATTCCCATAAGTTCATACCAAAAGTGAATAAGTAAACTCGCTGTAAGGAAAGGATGCATCTGAGCTACAGATGAATTCCAAATACTGTGTGCAGAAAGGATAAGGCAAATAGACAAATCGCCACTCAGCACCCAGAACAACGCTGCCAGCAAACCCACGATGATGCTAAGATTCGAGAGTGACACCAAGAGGCAAGATCCTAACAACTTCAGAGACTCCTCCCGAAATATTTCTTCATTATTGTGATGGTTTTTACGCTTGTCCACAAACTTTTCCATAGTTCTCCTGAAGCTTAAGCCTTCTCCCCTTTGATACAGGCTGCATCTAATGATTCATTTCTAATGGTCGGAATATGAA from Peromyscus eremicus chromosome 15, PerEre_H2_v1, whole genome shotgun sequence encodes:
- the Lax1 gene encoding lymphocyte transmembrane adapter 1: MYTTPAPPDVTRRNWGPSTLQGTLGSLEGEKGQSSSILPGFVALLAIFLVIMAACILWNWNKQKKREVPYFQVAPSLTLPPPRQRAKNIYDFLPQQQVELGRHQSSGFSTESLLSRDSDGPEREASQADGSLQIHIASINAVEYTVGIYDNGTVPQMCGHLAPSAHHFSVRTSGNNSSISSRESNDYVNIHTAEEAGETLTSTKSTPENHLGLHAQKLEFAEGGRAGCEVAATDHTGLWTLGSKSSDLLSDGEDSSQTSNDYVNMTALDLEDIQENQPGLASQCCRDYENVPSSDASGSQLQTQEEGTSSNTDRGEPVWRALSSVYYMAFQPSTQSENGEVTHTEDQSSEDSNDYENVLPAELEGTDCEQGPDAWHPSDEGTPNHLAEKLYEVAYPVGSLVTEISSEDA